In one window of Calditrichota bacterium DNA:
- the cydB gene encoding cytochrome d ubiquinol oxidase subunit II, whose translation MDLFRSIWYLLIGVLLAGYAIMDGFDLGVGTLMPFLAKTDKDKRYLYNSIGPFWDGNEVWLLTGGGALFAAFPHAYATVFSGFYLALMLVLFALIFRAVSLEYWHHSGDGKKFWEWAFIIGSFLPALLFGVALGNVVVGIPLNSEMEFMGSFFTLLRPFPLVVGLLGLVAILQHGLTYAILKTNGDVQKRARTLLNSIWVAFIVFFALSFIAALIWFPTAVKSIVGWIFAVVALVAWFLIKYYSKAEQDGKTFLMSSILFAALWGIVGAIHFPNLVRGLDGINSITIYNGSSSQLTLTVMLIIAAIGMPLVIFYTAVIYRAFKGKVVLDEEGY comes from the coding sequence ATTGATTTATTTCGAAGTATATGGTATCTGCTTATCGGCGTCCTGCTCGCCGGCTATGCCATCATGGATGGTTTCGATCTCGGCGTTGGCACATTGATGCCTTTTTTGGCAAAGACCGATAAAGATAAAAGATATTTGTACAATTCAATCGGCCCTTTCTGGGACGGGAATGAAGTCTGGCTGTTGACTGGCGGCGGCGCTCTTTTTGCCGCTTTCCCCCATGCGTATGCCACAGTATTTAGCGGATTCTATCTGGCTTTGATGCTGGTGTTATTCGCACTTATTTTTCGCGCGGTTTCCCTGGAATACTGGCATCATTCCGGCGATGGTAAGAAATTTTGGGAATGGGCTTTTATCATCGGTAGTTTTCTGCCAGCGCTATTGTTCGGTGTCGCCCTGGGAAATGTTGTCGTTGGGATTCCGTTAAATAGCGAGATGGAATTCATGGGGTCATTTTTTACCCTGCTGCGGCCTTTTCCGCTGGTGGTTGGTCTGTTGGGCTTGGTGGCGATTTTGCAGCACGGCTTGACTTATGCGATACTGAAAACCAACGGCGATGTGCAAAAACGCGCCCGAACTCTGCTCAATTCCATCTGGGTGGCTTTCATTGTCTTTTTTGCTCTGAGCTTCATTGCCGCCCTTATTTGGTTTCCCACTGCGGTGAAAAGCATTGTCGGATGGATTTTTGCTGTGGTTGCGCTGGTCGCCTGGTTTTTGATTAAATATTATTCTAAGGCAGAACAGGACGGCAAAACATTTTTGATGTCGTCAATTTTGTTCGCAGCTTTGTGGGGGATTGTCGGCGCGATTCATTTCCCGAATTTAGTTCGTGGTTTGGATGGAATCAATAGCATCACCATCTACAACGGCTCATCTTCACAATTGACGTTGACGGTGATGCTGATTATTGCTGCCATCGGTATGCCGTTGGTGATTTTTTACACGGCGGTCATTTATCGCGCTTTCAAAGGAAAAGTCGTATTGGACGAAGAAGGCTATTGA
- a CDS encoding sensor histidine kinase, with protein sequence MLREKLDSDTIWKLIIGFVIVIIAYLHYTTSTHLNYLHEIYRALFFLPIILAAFRFQLRGGILSSVIVIAIYIPHVVFQWGGDLFYNFSRFVQMIVYLLIGVVAGVLARRERRERDNYQRTAEELDESYQKLQLQSAKGAEIEDKLRDAEKLSVLGELAASLAHEVRNPLASIWGVMEILRDEYGAMGKKSEFVEVLFKEVNRLNQVVENYLALARKSEPVRQPCDLAEISKSVIFMLNHRAKKQRVKISSDFSQQPFIVIANENQLQQILINALLNSIAAMPDGGEIVLKGEVLEDWRKKLFIIDTGEGFSPELVGKVFKPFFTTKKEGTGLGLSIIKRIADENRWDVEIESEKNKGTVLTIIFGKNSS encoded by the coding sequence ATGTTAAGAGAAAAGCTCGATAGCGACACAATTTGGAAATTGATCATTGGATTTGTAATTGTCATTATCGCGTACCTGCATTATACAACGTCCACTCATTTAAATTATTTACACGAAATTTACCGTGCGCTTTTTTTCTTGCCGATTATTCTTGCCGCTTTTCGTTTTCAATTGCGCGGCGGTATTCTTTCGTCTGTGATCGTGATCGCTATTTACATTCCACACGTTGTTTTTCAGTGGGGGGGCGATCTTTTTTATAATTTCAGCCGTTTTGTGCAAATGATTGTGTATTTGCTCATCGGAGTTGTCGCCGGTGTCCTGGCGCGGCGTGAGCGAAGGGAACGCGATAACTACCAGCGCACAGCCGAAGAATTGGATGAGTCGTACCAGAAATTACAACTTCAATCTGCCAAAGGCGCAGAAATCGAGGACAAGCTGCGCGATGCGGAAAAACTGTCTGTTCTGGGCGAATTGGCAGCGAGTTTGGCGCATGAAGTGCGAAATCCGCTGGCGTCAATCTGGGGCGTGATGGAAATTCTTCGCGATGAATATGGGGCGATGGGGAAAAAGAGCGAGTTTGTCGAGGTACTTTTCAAAGAAGTCAATCGATTGAATCAGGTGGTGGAAAACTATTTGGCGTTAGCGCGAAAAAGCGAACCGGTGCGGCAGCCATGCGATTTGGCGGAAATTTCCAAATCAGTGATTTTCATGCTCAATCACCGCGCCAAAAAGCAGCGTGTCAAAATCAGCAGTGATTTTTCGCAACAGCCATTTATCGTCATAGCGAATGAAAATCAGCTTCAGCAAATTTTGATTAACGCCCTCCTCAACTCAATCGCCGCCATGCCTGATGGCGGAGAGATTGTTTTGAAAGGCGAAGTTCTTGAGGATTGGCGGAAAAAATTATTTATCATTGACACGGGTGAGGGCTTCTCTCCTGAATTAGTCGGGAAAGTGTTCAAACCATTTTTTACTACCAAAAAAGAAGGAACCGGCCTGGGTTTGAGCATCATCAAGCGGATCGCCGATGAAAATCGCTGGGACGTGGAAATTGAAAGCGAAAAAAATAAAGGGACGGTTTTGACGATTATTTTTGGAAAAAATAGTTCGTAG
- a CDS encoding sigma-54-dependent Fis family transcriptional regulator — protein sequence MKKNKKILLIDDDESLNKVLSFQLDQMGMDVKAALDGASGLQLFNEISFDVIITDLQLPDISGMELLENIRRLDKNVIIVIITAFGTVDNAIEAVKKGADDYLTKPFGKETLRFVIEKALRLRELQQENVQLKSELYQKYDFSNIIGKSGAMQDVLKLVGQVAESDATVLIRGESGTGKELIARALHYNSLRKGKPMITVNCPSIPENLIESELFGHVKGAFTGALRDRKGKFELAEGSTIFLDEIGDLKLDLQARLLRVLQEKEIERVGDSNPIRVDARVVAATNKNLEAMVEAGEFREDLYYRLNVVSVVVPPLRERKEDIPFFVDFFIQKYSGRRQIRMNDDALSLLLQHDWPGNVRELENAIERAIVTSPNGLITVDLLKPVAVQQPRRQEANPVNKSLQEIEQNAIADALNRANGNQTKAARLLGIPRHVLLYRMKKYGMEG from the coding sequence ATGAAAAAAAACAAAAAAATTCTGCTCATTGACGATGACGAAAGTCTGAATAAGGTGCTTTCGTTTCAGTTGGATCAAATGGGCATGGACGTCAAGGCAGCGCTGGATGGCGCGAGCGGTTTGCAATTGTTTAACGAAATTTCGTTCGACGTCATCATTACGGATTTGCAGTTGCCCGATATTTCGGGAATGGAATTGCTGGAGAATATCCGTCGCCTGGACAAAAATGTGATTATTGTTATCATTACGGCATTTGGCACTGTGGACAATGCCATCGAAGCAGTAAAAAAAGGCGCAGATGACTATCTGACCAAACCGTTCGGAAAAGAGACGCTTCGTTTTGTCATCGAAAAGGCGCTGCGGCTGCGCGAGTTGCAGCAGGAAAACGTGCAGCTCAAATCGGAATTGTATCAGAAATACGACTTTTCCAACATCATCGGTAAAAGCGGCGCCATGCAGGATGTGCTCAAATTAGTGGGCCAGGTCGCTGAAAGTGATGCCACGGTGCTCATTCGCGGCGAGAGCGGAACAGGAAAAGAATTGATTGCCAGGGCGTTGCATTACAATAGTTTGCGTAAAGGCAAACCGATGATCACGGTAAATTGTCCTTCGATTCCGGAAAATCTGATAGAAAGCGAACTATTTGGCCACGTGAAAGGCGCTTTTACCGGAGCCCTTCGTGACCGGAAAGGGAAATTTGAATTAGCTGAAGGAAGCACGATTTTTCTGGATGAAATTGGCGATCTGAAATTAGATTTGCAAGCGCGTCTGTTGCGTGTTTTGCAGGAAAAAGAAATCGAGCGCGTGGGCGATTCCAACCCTATCCGCGTGGATGCGCGAGTCGTTGCAGCGACAAATAAAAATCTGGAAGCCATGGTCGAAGCCGGCGAGTTTCGCGAAGATTTGTACTACCGCCTGAACGTTGTCAGTGTTGTTGTTCCGCCGTTGCGCGAACGAAAAGAAGATATCCCGTTTTTCGTAGACTTTTTCATTCAAAAATACAGTGGGAGGAGGCAAATCCGCATGAATGATGATGCGCTCTCTTTGCTTTTGCAGCACGATTGGCCTGGCAATGTGCGCGAATTGGAAAATGCAATCGAGAGAGCGATTGTCACGTCGCCGAATGGATTGATTACAGTTGATCTGTTGAAACCCGTCGCGGTTCAGCAGCCGCGGCGGCAGGAAGCAAACCCCGTGAACAAATCTTTGCAGGAGATCGAACAGAATGCCATCGCTGACGCCCTCAATCGTGCGAACGGAAACCAGACGAAAGCAGCGCGGCTTTTGGGAATTCCGAGGCATGTTTTGTTGTACAGGATGAAGAAATATGGGATGGAGGGGTAA
- a CDS encoding response regulator transcription factor, translated as MSAKIMIVEDDPDICDILKYNLDLEGFESVVFHDGKKALDACLSEPPALVLLDLMLPGLNGLEFSRTVRQDSVCQNLPIIMITARSEEMDILHGLEQGADDYITKPFRPKEVTARVKALLRRHLRDEDKIFRTNGLTVNFSKHQVTADDKDLELTPKEFLLLKALIEAKGRVLSRDQLLDKVWGFDYYGDQRTVDVHVRRLRKKLGNWAAVVETVKGFGYRMKQYPD; from the coding sequence ATGTCTGCCAAAATCATGATCGTCGAAGACGATCCGGATATTTGCGATATTCTGAAATACAATTTGGACCTGGAAGGTTTTGAATCGGTCGTTTTTCACGATGGAAAGAAGGCGCTCGATGCCTGTCTCAGCGAACCGCCAGCGTTAGTTTTGCTCGATCTCATGTTGCCCGGCTTGAATGGGTTGGAATTTAGCCGAACTGTTCGCCAAGATTCCGTTTGCCAGAATTTGCCCATTATTATGATCACTGCCCGCTCCGAAGAAATGGATATTTTGCACGGGCTTGAGCAAGGCGCAGATGATTATATCACCAAACCTTTTCGCCCCAAAGAAGTGACCGCACGGGTGAAAGCGCTGCTGCGGAGACATCTTCGCGATGAAGATAAGATTTTCCGGACTAACGGGTTAACGGTAAATTTTTCCAAACATCAGGTTACGGCGGATGACAAAGATCTGGAATTGACTCCCAAAGAGTTTTTGCTGCTCAAGGCGCTAATTGAAGCAAAGGGACGAGTGTTGTCGCGCGACCAGTTGTTGGACAAAGTCTGGGGTTTTGACTATTACGGCGATCAGCGCACTGTGGACGTCCACGTCAGGCGACTGCGGAAAAAGTTGGGGAATTGGGCTGCCGTCGTAGAAACCGTCAAAGGTTTCGGTTATCGGATGAAACAATATCCGGATTGA
- a CDS encoding cell wall metabolism sensor histidine kinase WalK codes for MFKKYRWNFVFVVLIVSVIGFVIFDIFLFVGIRSYLFRQTFDEIHMKANLAKIILEQKLPLEMSPGNDELWDLAYQLKKVVNSRVTIIDNEGKVLTDSDVPRSRIPAMDNHLRRPEVQQAILNGWGQSYRTSATVKRKLFYSAIKIDFKGENLGFFRFAYYAQRFEASMAKILQYMVAANIVGLLILSIAAFYLGSVVTHPILSIVRTAQRIVDGDLERTFPISSRDEVGVLSQILNDLTLRLKTQIQQISHERHKLANILTQLNTGILAIDRRGKIIHANAALMEMLEMSQENIIGKKIDQFNLFKPVHEDVVCSIEERCQKKGEFSLNKKGTKRFIRYQVGAFQFAGDDESGALVQLQDISDLKQLEAIRKNFVASASHELKTPLTAIIGYAETLKEGALNSRENAIHFVNRILDQAQRLEYLVSDLLKLSRLEHDMPMDEGEVQLTEIIDSVLEEFAQKAEQKQIKLTKDIFNDAIVARADRELIHTVMENLVDNAIKYTPQNGEVTVSVSPGKKESVRIAVWDTGIGIEPKYHLRIFQRFYCVDKARSRKIGGTGLGLAIVKHIIERHGSRIFVESEPGKGSCFYFELKRID; via the coding sequence ATGTTTAAAAAATATCGCTGGAATTTTGTGTTTGTTGTATTAATTGTGTCGGTCATCGGATTTGTGATTTTCGACATCTTTTTGTTCGTAGGCATCCGCAGCTACCTTTTCCGGCAAACTTTTGATGAAATCCACATGAAGGCAAATCTGGCAAAAATCATTTTGGAGCAGAAATTGCCGCTGGAAATGTCACCGGGAAACGATGAACTCTGGGATTTGGCTTATCAATTGAAAAAAGTCGTCAATTCACGCGTCACAATCATCGACAACGAAGGCAAAGTTCTGACCGATTCTGATGTGCCGCGCTCTCGGATTCCGGCAATGGACAATCATCTCCGGAGACCTGAAGTGCAGCAAGCGATTTTGAACGGCTGGGGCCAGAGCTACCGCACCAGTGCGACGGTGAAACGGAAACTTTTCTATTCAGCAATCAAAATTGATTTCAAAGGAGAAAATTTAGGATTTTTTCGTTTCGCCTATTACGCCCAACGCTTTGAAGCGTCAATGGCGAAGATTTTGCAATACATGGTCGCTGCGAACATCGTCGGTTTGCTCATTCTTTCCATTGCGGCGTTTTATCTTGGTTCTGTCGTCACTCACCCCATTCTCAGCATTGTGCGAACTGCTCAACGCATTGTCGACGGTGATCTGGAACGCACATTCCCCATCAGCAGTCGCGACGAAGTCGGTGTGTTGAGTCAAATTTTGAATGATCTCACTTTGCGCCTGAAAACGCAAATTCAGCAAATTTCCCACGAACGACACAAATTAGCAAACATCTTGACCCAGTTGAACACAGGTATTTTGGCGATTGACCGCCGGGGTAAAATTATCCACGCTAATGCGGCGCTGATGGAGATGCTGGAAATGAGTCAGGAAAACATCATTGGCAAAAAAATTGATCAGTTCAACCTTTTCAAACCCGTGCACGAAGATGTGGTTTGCAGCATTGAAGAAAGATGTCAGAAAAAAGGCGAATTCAGTCTTAATAAAAAGGGGACGAAGAGGTTTATTCGCTATCAGGTTGGCGCGTTCCAATTTGCCGGTGACGACGAAAGTGGCGCCTTAGTACAATTGCAGGATATTTCTGATTTGAAACAGTTGGAAGCCATTCGCAAAAATTTTGTTGCCAGCGCCTCTCATGAACTGAAAACGCCATTAACCGCAATCATCGGTTACGCGGAAACTTTGAAAGAAGGGGCGCTAAATTCCAGAGAAAATGCCATTCATTTTGTCAATCGCATCCTCGATCAGGCGCAGCGTCTGGAGTATCTGGTTTCTGATTTATTGAAGTTGTCGCGTCTCGAACATGATATGCCGATGGATGAAGGCGAAGTTCAGTTGACTGAAATTATTGATTCGGTTCTTGAAGAATTTGCCCAGAAAGCGGAACAGAAACAAATCAAACTCACAAAAGATATTTTCAACGATGCGATCGTGGCGCGCGCTGACCGGGAATTGATACACACGGTAATGGAAAATTTGGTGGATAACGCGATAAAATACACGCCGCAAAATGGCGAAGTGACGGTGAGCGTTTCGCCGGGGAAAAAAGAATCGGTGCGAATTGCAGTCTGGGATACGGGAATTGGCATCGAGCCCAAATATCACCTGAGAATTTTTCAGCGATTCTACTGCGTGGACAAAGCCCGTTCGCGAAAAATCGGCGGGACAGGACTCGGATTGGCAATTGTGAAACACATCATTGAACGGCATGGCAGCCGGATTTTTGTCGAGAGCGAACCGGGAAAGGGAAGTTGTTTTTATTTTGAGTTGAAAAGAATTGATTAG
- a CDS encoding inorganic phosphate transporter, which produces MEFYVFILVILFATAIADLVVGVSNDAVNFLNSAIGSKVAKRSTILAVAAVGVLIGTTFSSGMMEVARKGIFNPEYYVMHEVMIIFLAVMLTDILLLDLYNTFSLPTSTTVSIVFEIFGGAFAIALIKIIKSGDRLENVFAFINTKNVITIIAGIGLSVVFAFIFGSIIQFFTRLIFTFNYEKQFKRFGGIFSGMTLTIIGFFIFLKGGKGSSLVTPEAKMWMMMHLKEFFLISLVFWTIFWQFIISFTKVNALKLMVLIGTLSLALAFAANDLVNFIGAPLGALSAYQIGVAAHADPMTITMEALKNPVRANTLILLFAGLIMVVTLWKSRKARSVTKTEVNLGRQDEGVERFESSGLARGIVGIAIATGDLMKKIIPNSSLQAISRRINPAQFKPAPAEDGELPAFDLLRASVNLMVATALVSFGTALKLPLSTTFVTFMVAMSTSFADKSWGRDSAVYRVNGVLTVLGGWFVTAFIAFTTCFAFSIFIYYVKLPAIILLIGFGFYFMYRSTKVHREREEEYERRQGEIAYRTNGTITPDKLVSRLNEYIQTATQTIASCYNGLISNNRRQLKNARKQAQLIEADYDSIVGDIFQCLKNNVGEGRATKTDYARIMGALQVISANLTSLTRNSLSHVENHHRPPDEEQAAELKEMNEVFRSFVNDAHEIIEKKQTAKVDHIAQKLKDLKANVHELDRNQVDRIKSGKARTRQSLLFLSVLVKVERVAEQVYNLAYLSTTLF; this is translated from the coding sequence GTGGAATTTTATGTATTCATTCTTGTAATCTTATTCGCTACCGCCATAGCCGACCTTGTCGTGGGAGTTTCCAATGATGCGGTAAATTTTTTAAATTCTGCCATCGGCTCAAAAGTAGCTAAACGAAGCACAATTTTAGCCGTAGCGGCTGTTGGCGTTTTGATTGGTACGACTTTCTCCAGCGGCATGATGGAGGTTGCCAGAAAGGGAATTTTCAATCCGGAATATTATGTGATGCATGAGGTAATGATAATCTTTCTGGCAGTGATGTTGACTGATATTTTGCTCCTTGATCTTTACAATACTTTTTCATTACCCACATCAACAACGGTCTCCATTGTTTTTGAAATTTTTGGCGGCGCATTTGCCATCGCTTTAATAAAAATAATAAAAAGCGGCGATCGATTAGAAAATGTCTTTGCTTTCATTAACACCAAAAATGTCATCACGATTATTGCCGGCATCGGTCTTTCGGTCGTTTTTGCTTTTATTTTTGGCTCCATTATTCAATTTTTCACGCGTCTCATTTTTACTTTTAATTATGAAAAACAATTCAAGCGTTTTGGCGGAATTTTTTCGGGAATGACTCTGACTATCATTGGCTTCTTTATCTTTCTCAAAGGCGGGAAAGGTTCTTCGCTGGTGACGCCCGAAGCCAAAATGTGGATGATGATGCATTTGAAAGAATTCTTTTTGATCAGTCTGGTTTTCTGGACGATATTCTGGCAATTTATAATTTCATTTACCAAAGTTAATGCGTTGAAACTAATGGTGTTAATCGGCACTTTGTCTCTTGCGCTGGCATTTGCCGCCAATGATTTGGTGAACTTCATCGGCGCGCCGTTAGGAGCATTGAGCGCCTACCAGATTGGCGTTGCTGCGCACGCAGATCCCATGACAATTACTATGGAGGCGCTAAAAAATCCTGTGCGCGCCAACACGTTGATTCTGCTTTTTGCCGGCTTGATTATGGTGGTAACTCTCTGGAAATCACGCAAGGCCAGATCTGTCACAAAAACCGAAGTGAACCTGGGCCGTCAGGATGAGGGCGTCGAAAGATTTGAATCATCGGGCCTGGCAAGAGGAATTGTCGGCATCGCCATTGCGACGGGTGATTTGATGAAAAAAATTATCCCGAATAGCTCGCTACAGGCAATCAGTAGGCGCATCAATCCGGCGCAATTTAAACCAGCACCTGCTGAAGACGGAGAATTGCCGGCGTTCGACCTGTTGCGTGCCTCAGTAAATTTGATGGTTGCGACAGCTCTCGTTTCATTCGGCACAGCGCTGAAATTACCGCTTTCCACTACTTTTGTGACTTTTATGGTGGCAATGTCCACGTCATTTGCGGATAAGTCCTGGGGAAGGGACAGCGCGGTTTATCGAGTAAATGGCGTTCTTACTGTTCTCGGCGGCTGGTTTGTGACAGCGTTCATTGCGTTCACTACGTGTTTTGCTTTTTCAATTTTCATTTATTACGTGAAATTGCCGGCGATCATTTTGCTTATTGGCTTTGGTTTTTATTTTATGTATCGTTCTACAAAAGTTCATCGCGAACGAGAAGAAGAATATGAACGGCGTCAGGGCGAAATTGCCTATCGAACAAACGGCACGATTACGCCGGACAAGCTTGTAAGCAGATTGAATGAATATATTCAGACTGCCACGCAAACGATCGCTAGCTGTTACAATGGATTGATTAGCAACAACAGAAGACAACTAAAAAATGCCAGGAAGCAGGCTCAATTAATAGAAGCAGATTATGACTCCATCGTTGGGGACATTTTTCAATGTCTGAAAAATAATGTTGGTGAAGGCAGGGCGACCAAAACAGATTACGCCAGAATAATGGGCGCGCTCCAAGTGATATCTGCGAATCTGACGTCGCTCACAAGAAATAGTCTCTCGCACGTCGAAAATCATCATCGCCCACCGGATGAAGAACAGGCAGCAGAACTCAAAGAGATGAATGAAGTTTTTAGAAGTTTTGTGAATGACGCACATGAAATTATCGAGAAAAAACAAACAGCCAAAGTGGATCATATTGCACAAAAATTAAAAGATCTCAAAGCAAACGTCCACGAGCTCGACCGGAATCAAGTAGATCGCATTAAATCCGGTAAGGCGCGGACGAGGCAAAGCTTATTGTTTCTGAGTGTCCTGGTAAAAGTCGAGCGAGTGGCGGAACAAGTTTACAATTTAGCTTATTTGTCAACAACTTTATTTTGA
- a CDS encoding dodecin domain-containing protein: MTVAKVTEITASSTKSFEDAIRTGVERANKTLKNVQGAWIKEQKVKVEDGKIKEFRVTMKVTFVLTD, translated from the coding sequence ATGACTGTAGCAAAAGTAACAGAAATCACCGCATCCTCAACAAAAAGTTTTGAAGATGCCATCCGCACCGGCGTCGAGCGCGCGAACAAAACGCTGAAAAACGTTCAGGGCGCCTGGATCAAAGAACAGAAAGTGAAAGTCGAAGACGGAAAAATTAAAGAATTCCGCGTCACGATGAAAGTCACCTTCGTGTTGACTGACTGA